One Thermoanaerobacter pseudethanolicus ATCC 33223 DNA window includes the following coding sequences:
- a CDS encoding polyprenyl synthetase family protein, whose translation MDKFWDKNLEIKSELTEVIKIMEKRIKNSNKSIRNILLDMIYNSGKMLRPAFVILAGKFGEYDREKILPLAAAIEMLHMATLVHDDIIDNALIRRSKPTIQAEYGKDYAVFIGDFLFSESFLLLSDNITVSNLKKCQKWSQRYAKVKLDNLRVVTISTLR comes from the coding sequence ATGGATAAATTTTGGGATAAAAATTTAGAGATAAAAAGTGAGCTTACTGAAGTTATAAAAATAATGGAAAAGCGTATTAAAAACTCTAACAAATCAATCAGGAATATATTGTTAGATATGATCTACAATAGTGGTAAAATGCTCAGACCCGCTTTTGTAATTTTAGCCGGGAAATTCGGAGAATACGATAGAGAGAAAATATTGCCTTTAGCAGCTGCTATAGAAATGCTCCACATGGCGACTTTGGTACATGATGATATAATTGATAATGCTTTGATAAGGCGAAGCAAGCCCACTATCCAAGCAGAATATGGAAAAGATTATGCTGTATTTATAGGAGATTTCCTTTTTTCTGAGAGTTTTTTGTTGTTATCAGATAATATTACTGTTAGTAATCTAAAAAAGTGTCAAAAGTGGTCTCAAAGATATGCAAAGGTGAAATTGGACAATTTGAGAGTCGTCACAATATCTACATTACGATAA
- a CDS encoding polyprenyl synthetase family protein yields MVSKICKGEIGQFESRHNIYITINDYLRRIAAKTAALFALSFYVGAYESKCDESLAKALGSIGYNIGMAFQIIDDILDYTGQEAVVGKPLGNDIREGVFTLPLIYSLDKNKDKKILELLKKESYSDDDIQQIIEFVQQNGGIDKSKMLAQKYTKKAFDKISMLKDSPSKQVLIEVTGKLLYRNY; encoded by the coding sequence GTGGTCTCAAAGATATGCAAAGGTGAAATTGGACAATTTGAGAGTCGTCACAATATCTACATTACGATAAATGATTATTTGAGGCGAATAGCTGCGAAAACTGCTGCTCTTTTTGCTTTAAGCTTTTATGTTGGGGCTTATGAAAGCAAGTGTGACGAAAGCTTGGCTAAAGCATTGGGAAGTATAGGCTACAATATTGGCATGGCTTTTCAAATTATAGACGATATTTTAGATTATACTGGTCAAGAGGCTGTAGTTGGGAAACCTCTGGGCAATGATATAAGAGAAGGGGTTTTTACTCTGCCTTTAATCTATTCGCTGGATAAGAATAAAGATAAAAAAATATTAGAATTACTTAAAAAAGAAAGTTATTCTGATGATGACATCCAACAAATAATTGAATTTGTTCAGCAAAATGGCGGGATAGATAAGTCAAAAATGCTGGCACAAAAATATACTAAAAAGGCTTTTGATAAAATATCTATGTTGAAAGACTCTCCATCTAAACAAGTTTTAATTGAAGTTACTGGTAAACTTTTATATAGAAATTATTAA
- a CDS encoding FAD:protein FMN transferase encodes MKKSMTFFAAFFLIFTVASIFSGCSNKNSQPISDTQFALDTYCTISIYDNVPKKVLDEGFKAIKDVEDKMSVTIKNSEVNQINENAGIRPVKVSPDTFYVIKKAVHFSDVEKGYFDITVGPIVKLWNIGTDKAKVPSPEEIKAKLPLVNYKDIILDEKNMTIMLKNKGMSIDLGGIAKGYAADKVAQVLKKEGVKHAIINLGGDVLTIGTKPDGGNWRIGIQTPFKPRGEYLGIVEVSNKAVVTSGVYERYFKKDGKLYHHILNPFTGYPVDNHLYSVTIITDTSIDGDALSKIFVIGLEEGLKLAESLPGVQAIFVTDDKKVYITSGLKGNFKVTDPEYTLMTK; translated from the coding sequence ATGAAAAAATCTATGACTTTTTTTGCAGCTTTTTTTCTAATATTCACTGTTGCCAGTATATTTTCTGGGTGTTCAAATAAAAATTCACAGCCTATATCTGATACACAATTTGCTTTAGATACTTATTGTACAATAAGCATATACGATAATGTGCCGAAAAAGGTTTTAGATGAGGGATTTAAAGCTATAAAAGATGTAGAAGACAAGATGAGTGTTACCATCAAAAACAGTGAAGTGAATCAAATTAATGAGAATGCAGGTATTAGACCTGTTAAGGTTTCACCTGACACCTTTTATGTGATAAAAAAAGCGGTACATTTTTCTGATGTTGAAAAGGGGTATTTTGATATTACAGTAGGACCTATAGTAAAACTTTGGAATATAGGAACTGATAAAGCTAAAGTACCTTCCCCTGAAGAAATAAAAGCTAAACTCCCTCTTGTAAATTATAAGGATATAATATTGGACGAAAAGAATATGACTATTATGCTGAAAAATAAAGGTATGAGTATAGATTTAGGAGGTATTGCAAAAGGATATGCGGCAGATAAAGTAGCACAAGTTTTAAAGAAAGAGGGTGTAAAACATGCCATAATTAATTTAGGAGGTGATGTTCTTACAATAGGAACAAAACCTGATGGTGGTAACTGGCGTATAGGTATTCAAACTCCTTTTAAACCAAGAGGTGAATATTTGGGCATAGTAGAGGTTTCCAATAAAGCTGTTGTTACTTCTGGAGTTTATGAAAGGTATTTTAAAAAAGATGGAAAATTATATCATCACATACTAAATCCTTTTACAGGTTATCCTGTAGATAATCACTTATACAGTGTGACAATAATAACTGATACTTCTATAGATGGTGATGCTCTTTCAAAAATTTTTGTAATTGGCTTAGAAGAAGGTTTGAAGTTGGCAGAAAGTTTACCTGGAGTGCAAGCTATATTTGTTACAGACGATAAAAAAGTATATATAACCTCTGGTCTAAAAGGCAACTTTAAAGTTACTGATCCTGAATATACTTTAATGACTAAATAA
- a CDS encoding IS6-like element ISTps1 family transposase has translation MQNIVPLKCPKCNNTSLFYKYGKTKDGYQKYLCRKCHHQFAPDKPSSKKTPKYPRCPVCGKASFLHHDYEYYSNYRCCDKKCNHSFFVPKPTAIPSTSMSKLVGKTNFKRMRYPLHIILSALSMFFLGKNSFRNISLILKTTFNVEVSHTTISNWCRKFAPLFHNISLELIPMLNFNSDEWHVDETVVKIAGEKYYIWFVIDSETRFILGFHLTPYRDSRQAFALLNSVRNLGTPSAIVSDRYSAYKVPVKSLFGYSVKHIRVESFKNDISNNLIESFHHQFKAWYKAKQGFASFESANNLISMFVFFYNFVRPHSSLNGWTPAQVAGLNLTPKEKKKYLLVA, from the coding sequence ATGCAAAACATTGTACCATTAAAGTGTCCAAAATGCAATAATACTAGTCTGTTCTACAAATATGGCAAAACTAAAGATGGTTATCAAAAGTATCTTTGCCGTAAATGCCACCATCAATTTGCTCCTGATAAACCTTCTTCTAAAAAAACTCCTAAATATCCTCGCTGCCCTGTTTGTGGTAAAGCTTCTTTCCTTCATCATGATTATGAGTATTACTCTAATTACCGTTGTTGCGATAAAAAGTGTAATCATTCGTTTTTTGTCCCAAAACCTACTGCTATCCCCTCTACTTCTATGTCTAAGCTCGTTGGCAAAACTAACTTTAAACGCATGCGCTATCCTCTACATATCATTCTCTCTGCTTTGTCTATGTTTTTTCTTGGTAAAAATTCATTTAGAAATATTTCTTTAATTTTAAAAACTACCTTTAATGTTGAGGTCTCTCATACTACTATCAGTAATTGGTGTAGAAAGTTTGCTCCTTTGTTTCACAATATTTCTCTAGAACTTATTCCTATGTTGAATTTTAATTCTGATGAATGGCATGTAGATGAAACTGTAGTTAAAATCGCTGGTGAAAAATATTATATCTGGTTTGTTATAGATTCTGAAACTCGTTTTATTCTGGGTTTTCACCTCACTCCTTATAGAGACTCTAGGCAAGCTTTTGCTTTGCTTAATTCTGTTAGAAATTTAGGAACTCCTTCTGCTATTGTGAGTGATCGCTACAGTGCTTATAAAGTACCTGTTAAGTCTTTATTTGGTTACAGTGTTAAACATATTAGGGTTGAAAGCTTTAAGAATGACATCTCTAATAATTTGATAGAATCTTTCCACCATCAGTTTAAGGCCTGGTATAAGGCTAAACAGGGTTTTGCTTCTTTTGAATCAGCTAATAATTTAATCAGTATGTTTGTGTTTTTTTACAATTTTGTAAGGCCTCATTCTTCTCTCAATGGTTGGACACCGGCTCAGGTGGCTGGTTTAAATCTTACTCCAAAAGAAAAGAAAAAGTATTTGTTAGTTGCTTGA
- a CDS encoding FMN-binding protein, which yields MKRVLALVLVGLFALVVMSGCSSKTASGGYKDGTYKAEQPDFDDHGWKGQIEVTVKDGKIASVTYNEVNKDGQLKRDDQQYAENMKAKVNITPKEAYEKLEQQLVEKQDPAKVDAVTGATHTSETFKELATEALKNAK from the coding sequence ATGAAAAGAGTTTTAGCTCTTGTGCTGGTGGGGTTGTTTGCACTGGTTGTTATGAGTGGCTGTTCTTCAAAAACAGCAAGTGGTGGTTACAAAGATGGTACTTATAAGGCGGAACAACCTGATTTTGACGATCATGGTTGGAAAGGACAAATAGAAGTGACTGTAAAGGATGGCAAGATAGCCTCTGTAACTTATAATGAAGTTAACAAAGATGGTCAATTAAAGAGAGATGACCAACAATATGCTGAAAACATGAAGGCAAAAGTTAATATCACGCCTAAAGAAGCATATGAAAAGTTGGAACAGCAACTAGTAGAAAAGCAAGATCCTGCTAAAGTAGATGCAGTTACAGGAGCTACACACACATCAGAAACTTTCAAAGAGTTAGCTACAGAGGCTTTGAAAAACGCAAAATAA
- a CDS encoding desulfoferrodoxin, whose product MADLYGVYKCEKCGNIVEVLHAGQGTLVCCGEPMVKMQEKTGDAGTEKHTPVIERNGNIVTVKVGSIPHPMEEKHWIEWISLLADGVYMRKVLKPGEKPEAVFVTDAKNLKAWSYCNLHGLWKSE is encoded by the coding sequence ATGGCTGACTTATATGGAGTTTATAAATGCGAAAAGTGTGGAAATATTGTAGAAGTGCTTCATGCTGGCCAAGGGACATTGGTATGCTGTGGCGAGCCAATGGTTAAAATGCAAGAAAAAACAGGAGATGCAGGTACAGAAAAGCACACACCAGTTATTGAAAGAAATGGCAATATTGTAACGGTTAAGGTAGGTAGCATACCACATCCAATGGAGGAAAAGCATTGGATTGAATGGATTTCTCTCTTAGCTGATGGTGTATATATGAGAAAAGTATTAAAACCAGGTGAAAAACCAGAAGCGGTTTTTGTAACAGACGCTAAAAACTTAAAAGCATGGTCCTACTGCAATTTGCACGGTCTATGGAAATCTGAGTAA
- a CDS encoding ATP-binding protein gives MARGNFKVHKQQGLGLAIAKKIIEEHGGSITVESEVNKGAAFTVSLTIKYR, from the coding sequence ATGGCAAGAGGCAATTTTAAAGTTCATAAGCAACAAGGATTGGGACTTGCCATAGCAAAAAAAATAATTGAAGAACATGGTGGAAGTATAACCGTTGAAAGCGAAGTAAACAAGGGTGCTGCTTTTACTGTAAGTTTGACTATTAAATATCGATAA
- a CDS encoding aspartate ammonia-lyase, which yields MKYRIEHDLLGQKEVPVDAYYGIHTLRAYENFNISGQKIHRELIISLAMVKKAAAIANMKAGLLDEKRAKAIILACDEIISGKYHDQFIVDALQGGAGTSSNMNANEVIANRAIELLGGSKGDYSIVHPLEHVNLSQSTNDVFPTAVRIAAIRLLKPLSEDLAELQSVLQEKEEEFSDVCKMGRTELQDALPVMLGQEFGAYAQAVARDRWRIYKVEERLRQVNIGGTAVGTGVNAELKYIFSVIEILREITGLGLARAEYMMDPTQNNDVFVEVSGLLKAAAVNLIKISNDIRLMSSGPKCGLMEINIPEVQSGSSIMPGKVNPVIPEAVKQAAFQVIACDHAITLCAQAGEFELNFTLPQIAYNLFMQIGLLRNAIRIFIDKCIKGITANKDYLKETIEKSYSYATALVPYIGYEKATEIAKMAKEKGKTIREVVLEAGLFTEEELDIIFNPYEMTKPGIPGKRRLKGEK from the coding sequence ATGAAATATAGAATTGAGCATGATTTGCTAGGGCAAAAAGAGGTTCCAGTTGATGCTTATTATGGCATACATACATTAAGAGCTTATGAAAATTTTAATATATCAGGACAAAAAATTCATAGAGAACTTATTATATCGCTTGCGATGGTCAAAAAGGCTGCAGCAATTGCAAATATGAAAGCTGGTTTGCTTGATGAAAAAAGAGCGAAGGCAATAATTTTAGCTTGTGATGAGATAATATCAGGTAAATACCATGATCAATTTATTGTTGATGCCCTCCAGGGAGGTGCAGGTACTTCTTCTAATATGAATGCTAACGAAGTTATTGCAAATAGGGCAATAGAACTACTGGGGGGTAGTAAAGGGGACTATTCTATTGTACACCCACTGGAACATGTAAACTTGAGTCAATCTACAAATGATGTTTTCCCGACAGCGGTGAGAATTGCAGCAATACGTCTTTTAAAGCCTTTGAGTGAAGATTTAGCTGAGCTTCAAAGTGTGCTTCAAGAAAAAGAAGAAGAGTTTTCTGATGTATGTAAAATGGGACGAACCGAGTTACAGGATGCTCTTCCTGTTATGCTTGGTCAGGAATTTGGTGCATATGCACAAGCAGTTGCAAGGGACAGATGGAGGATATATAAAGTTGAAGAAAGGTTGAGACAGGTAAACATTGGCGGTACTGCTGTTGGGACAGGAGTAAATGCCGAGCTAAAGTATATATTCTCAGTTATAGAAATATTAAGAGAAATAACAGGACTAGGACTTGCAAGAGCGGAATATATGATGGATCCTACTCAGAACAATGATGTTTTTGTTGAGGTATCTGGGCTTTTAAAAGCGGCAGCCGTTAACCTTATAAAAATTTCGAATGATATAAGGCTTATGTCGTCAGGACCTAAATGTGGGCTTATGGAAATTAATATACCAGAGGTACAGTCAGGTTCTTCGATTATGCCTGGAAAAGTGAATCCTGTTATACCTGAGGCTGTAAAGCAGGCAGCGTTTCAAGTTATAGCATGTGACCATGCAATAACTTTGTGTGCCCAAGCAGGTGAATTTGAGCTTAATTTCACATTACCTCAAATTGCATATAATCTTTTTATGCAGATAGGTCTATTAAGAAATGCTATACGAATATTTATAGATAAATGCATTAAGGGAATAACTGCGAATAAAGATTACTTAAAAGAAACTATTGAAAAAAGTTATTCGTATGCAACAGCGCTAGTTCCTTACATTGGGTATGAAAAGGCAACGGAAATTGCAAAAATGGCTAAAGAAAAAGGAAAAACGATAAGGGAAGTTGTGTTAGAGGCTGGACTCTTTACAGAGGAAGAACTTGATATAATATTTAACCCTTATGAAATGACAAAACCAGGAATACCAGGGAAAAGAAGATTGAAAGGAGAAAAATAA
- the hydF gene encoding [FeFe] hydrogenase H-cluster maturation GTPase HydF, whose product MNTTPISSRLHIAIFGRRNAGKSSLINALTNQEVALVSDVAGTTTDPVSKAMEILPIGPVVIIDTAGLDDTGELGELRVKKTYEVLNRTDLAILVIDGTIGLSEFEENVLKIIRDKNIPVVGVINKKDLSQYSEEDKRKWEEKLKLELIEVSALKKHGIEALKMMLIKKAPYDDRELSIVGDLIKPGDFVVLVIPIDKAAPKGRLILPQQQTIRDILDNDAMAIVTKEHELKETLQNLGKKPSLVITDSQAFLKVSADTPKDIPLTSFSILFARYKGDLEELVRGVKAIKKLKPGDKVLIAEGCTHHRQSDDIGKVKIPRWIRQIVGGDIQFDWSSGITFPDNLEEYSLIVHCGACMLNRREMMYRISYAKSKNIPIVNYGVLIAYVQGLMPRAIEMFPLAKMIYEEE is encoded by the coding sequence ATGAACACGACACCTATTTCTTCCAGGCTCCACATAGCTATTTTTGGCAGGAGAAATGCAGGTAAATCAAGCCTTATAAATGCTCTTACAAACCAGGAAGTAGCCCTTGTATCTGATGTTGCAGGTACTACTACTGATCCTGTGTCGAAGGCAATGGAAATACTTCCAATAGGACCAGTTGTAATCATCGATACTGCTGGACTTGATGATACGGGAGAGTTAGGGGAACTTAGGGTAAAAAAAACCTATGAAGTTTTAAACAGAACAGACCTTGCAATTCTTGTCATAGATGGCACTATAGGGCTTTCAGAGTTCGAAGAAAATGTCTTGAAAATCATTAGAGATAAAAATATTCCAGTTGTAGGGGTAATAAATAAAAAAGATTTGTCACAATATTCTGAGGAAGATAAGAGAAAATGGGAAGAAAAATTAAAACTAGAGCTTATTGAAGTTTCTGCTTTAAAAAAACATGGAATTGAAGCCCTAAAAATGATGTTAATAAAGAAAGCACCATATGACGACAGGGAACTTTCGATTGTAGGTGATCTAATAAAACCGGGAGACTTTGTAGTTCTTGTTATTCCTATAGATAAAGCTGCTCCAAAAGGAAGACTTATACTTCCGCAGCAACAGACAATAAGAGATATTCTTGACAATGATGCGATGGCTATTGTTACAAAAGAGCATGAGCTAAAAGAGACACTTCAAAATCTAGGGAAAAAGCCATCATTGGTTATTACAGATTCTCAGGCTTTTTTGAAAGTTAGCGCTGATACGCCCAAAGATATACCGCTTACATCTTTTTCTATTCTTTTTGCACGATATAAAGGTGATTTGGAGGAACTTGTAAGAGGTGTAAAAGCAATAAAAAAACTAAAACCTGGTGATAAAGTCCTCATTGCTGAAGGATGTACACATCACAGGCAGTCTGATGATATAGGAAAAGTAAAAATACCCAGATGGATACGCCAGATTGTTGGAGGAGACATACAATTTGACTGGTCAAGTGGCATAACTTTTCCAGACAATCTCGAAGAATATAGCTTGATTGTACATTGTGGAGCATGTATGTTGAACAGAAGGGAAATGATGTATAGAATTTCATATGCAAAAAGCAAAAACATTCCAATAGTAAACTATGGGGTATTAATAGCTTATGTTCAAGGTTTAATGCCGAGAGCTATAGAAATGTTTCCACTGGCAAAAATGATTTATGAAGAAGAATAG
- a CDS encoding MFS transporter → MNTVEKLEYSFPALKHRNFRLFWFGQMISLIGTWMQNIGQGWLVLELTNSSFLLGLVSAVQFLPVMLFSLFAGVIIDRFPKRKLILFTQISFAISAFILATLTALKIINYWEILALALVNGFLNTIDMPARQSFIIDLVGKKDLMNAIALNSAVFNAARIIGPGIAGILIGKLGYSICFYLNSASFIAVIIGLILITVEGITPKANDGKTKIFDDLRDGLRYIKNTPVIFTTILMIAILSTFSMNFNVLVPVFTKDVLHREATDYGLLMSAMGTGALIGALTLASVSRRGVKPVYLFGGGIGLGIFQILIGIQSSYLLTALLLALSGWFMITFNSSANTTIQINAADEFRGRVMSVYSLVFGGVTPIGSLYAGTLSQKFGPHITFIVSGIIALSYTLYVLVFQYKKVYGTKV, encoded by the coding sequence ATGAATACAGTGGAAAAATTAGAATATTCTTTTCCTGCTCTTAAACACAGAAATTTTAGGCTCTTCTGGTTTGGACAGATGATTTCCCTTATAGGCACGTGGATGCAAAACATAGGCCAGGGTTGGTTAGTCCTTGAACTAACAAATTCTTCTTTCTTATTAGGGCTGGTAAGTGCTGTTCAGTTTTTGCCTGTAATGCTTTTTTCTTTGTTTGCAGGAGTCATAATAGATAGATTTCCAAAGAGAAAATTGATTTTATTTACTCAAATAAGTTTTGCAATTTCCGCCTTTATCCTAGCAACTTTGACTGCCCTAAAGATAATAAATTATTGGGAAATATTAGCTTTAGCTTTGGTTAATGGTTTTTTAAACACGATAGACATGCCAGCAAGACAATCTTTTATCATTGATTTAGTAGGAAAAAAAGATTTAATGAATGCCATTGCTTTAAACTCAGCAGTGTTTAACGCAGCAAGGATAATAGGTCCAGGAATCGCAGGAATATTAATTGGCAAATTAGGATATTCCATATGTTTTTATTTGAATTCTGCAAGCTTTATTGCTGTGATAATAGGGCTTATATTAATTACAGTAGAAGGTATAACACCAAAAGCTAATGACGGCAAAACAAAAATCTTTGATGACTTAAGGGACGGATTGAGATACATCAAAAATACCCCTGTTATATTCACTACAATACTCATGATTGCTATTTTAAGCACTTTCTCTATGAACTTCAACGTATTAGTACCTGTTTTTACCAAAGATGTTCTCCACAGAGAAGCGACAGATTATGGCTTACTAATGTCAGCAATGGGAACGGGAGCCCTGATAGGAGCATTGACACTAGCTTCGGTAAGTAGAAGAGGAGTAAAGCCTGTCTATTTGTTTGGCGGTGGCATTGGACTTGGTATTTTTCAAATACTTATAGGTATACAAAGTAGTTATTTATTAACAGCTTTACTTTTAGCTTTATCAGGCTGGTTTATGATAACCTTCAACTCTTCTGCCAACACCACAATACAAATTAATGCAGCAGATGAATTCAGAGGGAGAGTGATGAGTGTTTATTCTTTGGTTTTTGGTGGAGTAACTCCTATAGGCTCACTATATGCTGGCACACTATCTCAAAAATTTGGCCCCCATATAACTTTTATAGTAAGTGGAATAATCGCACTATCGTATACACTTTATGTTTTAGTGTTTCAATATAAAAAAGTTTATGGGACAAAGGTATAA
- a CDS encoding tetratricopeptide repeat protein produces MDMVELGKRIREERKRQFLKQGDLSGDEFSKGYISLIEKGKISPSLKALNFIAQKLNKPVVYFLDEDYVEKEELKKELAKYKNILEKFLTAQKAFDNKNYEEAIKLYIDILDNAIDEYSTNLINFYLAKSYFAIKDYTKVLEILDKISPYFEKSSLNEIIVEMHYMKGLCLGNLQKFQSSLENYLKALDGFEKYSLKHTQLKSRILYSIANLYSKMGEFIKARDYYMKCLEYSTQIKAVDFIALSNNGLGLVNHELKQYKDALKYIRRAILISKTLNLKEDIANEYNYLGFVYTDLKKYDIAEKYFVKSYSLYKDLGNERGMAYNLTEIGRIYYLKEDYPKALEYLNQSLEIVTKLGEEEMGRIYTILGNLHLKQGQFELSEKELLKSVEILKTLGLKKDLSEAYKGLGNLYIALNNPEEAKKYFNQSIELLYEN; encoded by the coding sequence ATGGATATGGTGGAATTGGGCAAAAGAATTAGAGAAGAAAGAAAAAGGCAATTCTTAAAACAAGGAGATTTATCAGGAGACGAATTTTCCAAAGGCTATATAAGCCTTATAGAAAAAGGTAAAATAAGTCCTTCCTTAAAAGCTTTAAATTTTATCGCTCAAAAATTAAATAAGCCGGTTGTGTACTTTTTAGATGAAGACTATGTAGAAAAAGAAGAATTAAAAAAGGAACTTGCAAAATACAAAAATATTTTAGAAAAGTTCTTAACTGCTCAAAAAGCTTTTGATAACAAAAATTATGAGGAAGCTATTAAATTATACATCGATATTTTAGACAATGCAATAGATGAGTATTCAACAAATTTGATAAATTTTTACCTAGCCAAATCTTATTTTGCTATCAAAGACTATACAAAAGTTCTTGAAATTTTAGATAAAATATCTCCATATTTTGAAAAAAGCTCATTGAATGAAATTATAGTAGAAATGCATTACATGAAAGGATTGTGTTTGGGCAATCTGCAAAAATTTCAATCATCATTGGAAAATTATTTAAAAGCTTTAGATGGTTTTGAAAAATACTCTTTAAAACACACACAATTGAAATCCCGCATACTTTATAGTATAGCAAATTTATACAGTAAAATGGGAGAATTTATTAAAGCAAGAGATTATTATATGAAATGCCTTGAATATTCTACTCAAATTAAAGCAGTAGATTTTATTGCTTTGTCAAATAATGGACTAGGACTTGTAAATCACGAGCTTAAACAATATAAGGATGCTTTAAAATATATAAGGCGTGCTATTCTGATAAGTAAAACCCTAAATTTAAAAGAAGATATTGCTAATGAATACAATTATTTAGGTTTTGTATATACCGATTTAAAAAAGTATGATATTGCAGAAAAATATTTTGTAAAGAGCTATTCGCTGTATAAAGATTTAGGAAATGAAAGAGGAATGGCATACAATCTCACAGAAATCGGAAGAATTTACTATTTAAAAGAAGATTATCCCAAAGCATTAGAATATTTAAATCAATCTTTAGAAATCGTAACAAAACTAGGAGAAGAAGAAATGGGTAGAATTTATACGATATTAGGAAATTTACATTTAAAACAAGGCCAGTTCGAATTAAGTGAAAAAGAACTTTTAAAATCTGTAGAAATACTCAAAACCCTTGGCCTTAAAAAGGACTTGTCCGAAGCCTATAAAGGATTGGGAAATCTGTATATTGCCCTAAATAATCCAGAAGAAGCTAAAAAATATTTTAATCAATCAATAGAGCTGTTATATGAAAATTAA